The Klebsiella sp. RIT-PI-d genomic sequence TTACTCAGCGCCATGCGCCCTACCCGGCTGATGGCAGCTGTCAGCCGAAAGCGGCATAGCTGTGGCCAGAAGCCATACGCCAGCGCTGCATAGCCGATAGCCTGAAACGGAGCACTCACTTCACGCGGAGCCTGTAACAGGAAGGCACACCAGCGATAATTCCAGCCGGTATACCACTGAATAACGATGCCGGGTACGTTAACAATGACGCCGATACTTATCAGTATTATGCCGGTACGACGGTAGTGCGAGAGACTAAACTGCCCTTTCAGCCAGCCGCTGCGCATTAATGCGGCGCCGATAAGCATCATCCCGGCCAGCTGCCAGCCATACTGTGCACCCAGCGCCAGTAAATTATTCGACAGCATATCCAGACGGTTACTGATGGCCTCAGACCCGCCCTGAATGCGCCAGTAGTGCTCATATTGCAAATTAGCCATATCCGGCACCCACGACCGTGGATTGCCCTCTCCGGCGATGACGCCCAGCAGGAGCAAAACGCCAATACCCATTACATAGAGTGCAACACCGGTATTAAAAAGCGCCTTGTTGTTTGACGCATCGCGGATCATCCGCCAGCATACCAGGCCAATCAGCGCATAGGCCAGCAGGATGTCGCCTTCCCAAAAAAATAGCACGTGCAGGAAACCCAGCAGCGCCAGTAGCGTTAATCGCGACTGGATCCAGCGTTTACCGCGCGCCAGCAGCAGTTGCAGCCCGGCACCAAAGAGCAGGGCAAACAGCGTAAGAAATTTAACCTGGGCGAGCAGATCGAGTATTGCCCAGGTCCAGGCATCGCTGCGGGTGATTTCGCCATACCACGCAGGATTAAGATAGGCCGCCTTCGGCAAACCGAACGCGGTAATATTCAGCAGCAAAATACCGAGAATCGCCACGCCACGCACAAAATCCAGCGTAATATTTCGTTCCATGGTGCCTCTTTTGCCTGATGAATACGATCAGCTGCGATGCCTCACCGCGCGCAGGAACTCCTGACGGGTATTCTGGCTCGACTTGAACAGTCCGCCCAGAGAGGTTGTGGTAGTGGCACTGGTGGCATCACGAATGCCGCGCGCTTTAACACAATAATGCACTGCATCAATAGATACCGCGACATTATTGGTGCCCAGCAGCGTTTGTAGCGCCGTCAGGATCTGCTGCGTCAGACGTTCCTGAACCTGAGGACGCTGGGCAAAAAACTGCACAATGCGGTTAATTTTGGACAGGCCAATCACCGACTCTTTCGGGATATAGGCGACCGTCGCATGACCATCAATGGTCACAAAATGATGTTCGCAGGTGCTGGTCAGCGTGATATCCCGCACCGTCACCATTTCATCCACTTTCATTTTATTTTCAATAACGGTAATTTTCGGGAAATTGGCGTAATCCAGCCCGGAAAAAATTTCGTCAACGTACATTTTGGCGATACGTTTTGGCGTTTCCATCAGGCTGTCATCGCTCAGATCGAGATTTAGCAGCTGCATAATTTCGGTCATATGCCCGGAAATCAGGCGTTTTCGGGTATCGTTGTCCATATCGTGCACCGGCGGGCGCAGAGGCGTTTCCAGCCCGCGAGCAACCAGCGCTTCATGAACAAGTGCAGCTTCTTTACTGAGTAATGACATCGTTATAGTTCTCCGGCAGGTGTGACTGCCTTTGCCTTGATTGAGCAAAGTGCGTACATATTGTGCGTGAGGCGGCGCACATAATCCAG encodes the following:
- the yeiB gene encoding DUF418 domain-containing protein YeiB; amino-acid sequence: MERNITLDFVRGVAILGILLLNITAFGLPKAAYLNPAWYGEITRSDAWTWAILDLLAQVKFLTLFALLFGAGLQLLLARGKRWIQSRLTLLALLGFLHVLFFWEGDILLAYALIGLVCWRMIRDASNNKALFNTGVALYVMGIGVLLLLGVIAGEGNPRSWVPDMANLQYEHYWRIQGGSEAISNRLDMLSNNLLALGAQYGWQLAGMMLIGAALMRSGWLKGQFSLSHYRRTGIILISIGVIVNVPGIVIQWYTGWNYRWCAFLLQAPREVSAPFQAIGYAALAYGFWPQLCRFRLTAAISRVGRMALSNYLLQTLLCTTLFWHFDLFMKFTRWQLLAFVPAIWLVNILFSAVWLRYYRQGPVEWLWRQLTIRASGVSFSGTSR
- the folE gene encoding GTP cyclohydrolase I FolE yields the protein MSLLSKEAALVHEALVARGLETPLRPPVHDMDNDTRKRLISGHMTEIMQLLNLDLSDDSLMETPKRIAKMYVDEIFSGLDYANFPKITVIENKMKVDEMVTVRDITLTSTCEHHFVTIDGHATVAYIPKESVIGLSKINRIVQFFAQRPQVQERLTQQILTALQTLLGTNNVAVSIDAVHYCVKARGIRDATSATTTTSLGGLFKSSQNTRQEFLRAVRHRS